Proteins encoded within one genomic window of Amycolatopsis nigrescens CSC17Ta-90:
- a CDS encoding long-chain-fatty-acid--CoA ligase — translation MIPTVTELLLARADDEHPGLRFEDESWSWAEHVRACAEHAALLRTLLKPGAPPHVGVLADNVPSFSFLLGGAALAGAVLVGLNPTRRGAALARDVRLADCGLVLTERRHAHLLTGLDLGGAEVSELDGPEWTAALDAHRGSPLRPVAAGQDDLLMLIFTSGTSGDPKAVRCTHGKIAFPGLMLADRFHLSTSDTVYLSMPMFHSNAIMAGWSVGLAAGATLALRRRFSASGFLPDVRKFGATYANYVGRPLSYVLATERHADDADNPLRLLYGNEGAEADLAAFSERFDCQVLDAFGSTEGGIGFARTPDSPPGSLGLPAEGVRILHPETGEPCPPAEFDSAGLLLNAEQAVGELVNTTGAGWFAGYYRDPAADAERVRDGRYFTGDLAYADANGFCYFAGRRGDWLRVDGENLGTAPIERVLLRHPGVKEAAVYPVPDENGIGDQIMAALVPGPGPAAFDDPAAFGAFLAGQRDLGAKQLPRYVRIVKELPRTSTYKVLKRELSAQGRHCSDRVWWRPSTAPVYEALPE, via the coding sequence ATGATCCCCACCGTCACCGAGCTGCTGCTGGCCAGGGCCGACGACGAGCACCCCGGGCTGCGGTTCGAAGACGAGAGCTGGTCGTGGGCGGAGCACGTGCGCGCCTGCGCGGAGCACGCGGCGCTGCTGCGGACGCTGCTGAAGCCGGGCGCACCCCCGCACGTCGGGGTGCTCGCGGACAACGTGCCGTCGTTCTCCTTCCTGCTCGGCGGTGCCGCGCTCGCCGGCGCGGTGCTGGTGGGGCTGAACCCGACACGCCGCGGTGCGGCACTGGCCCGCGACGTCCGACTGGCCGACTGCGGGCTGGTGCTGACCGAACGCCGGCACGCGCACCTGCTCACCGGGCTCGACCTCGGCGGGGCCGAAGTGTCCGAACTGGATGGTCCGGAGTGGACCGCCGCACTGGACGCGCACCGCGGCTCGCCGTTGCGCCCGGTCGCCGCGGGCCAGGACGACCTGCTGATGCTGATCTTCACCTCCGGCACCAGCGGGGACCCCAAGGCGGTGCGCTGCACGCACGGCAAGATCGCCTTTCCAGGACTAATGCTGGCCGACCGCTTCCATCTGTCCACTTCGGACACGGTCTATCTGTCCATGCCGATGTTCCACTCGAACGCGATCATGGCCGGCTGGTCGGTCGGGCTGGCCGCCGGCGCGACCCTGGCCCTGCGGCGCCGGTTCTCCGCGTCCGGTTTCCTCCCCGACGTCAGGAAGTTCGGCGCGACCTACGCCAACTACGTCGGCCGGCCACTGTCCTATGTGCTCGCCACCGAACGACATGCCGACGACGCCGACAATCCACTTCGCCTGCTGTACGGCAACGAAGGCGCCGAAGCGGATCTGGCCGCCTTCTCCGAACGCTTCGACTGCCAGGTGCTGGACGCGTTCGGCTCCACCGAGGGCGGCATCGGTTTCGCGCGCACCCCGGACTCGCCACCCGGCTCGCTGGGCCTGCCCGCCGAAGGGGTGCGGATCCTGCACCCGGAGACCGGCGAACCCTGCCCGCCGGCCGAGTTCGACTCCGCGGGTTTGCTGCTCAACGCCGAACAGGCCGTCGGAGAACTGGTGAACACCACCGGCGCGGGCTGGTTCGCCGGTTACTACCGGGACCCGGCCGCGGACGCGGAGCGTGTTCGCGACGGCAGGTACTTCACCGGCGACCTGGCCTACGCGGACGCGAACGGTTTCTGCTACTTCGCCGGACGGCGCGGGGACTGGCTGCGGGTGGACGGGGAGAACCTGGGCACCGCGCCGATCGAACGCGTCCTGCTCCGGCATCCCGGGGTGAAAGAGGCGGCAGTGTACCCGGTGCCGGACGAAAACGGGATCGGCGATCAAATCATGGCCGCACTCGTTCCCGGCCCCGGACCGGCCGCCTTCGACGACCCGGCCGCTTTCGGCGCCTTCCTGGCCGGCCAGCGCGATCTCGGCGCCAAGCAGCTTCCACGCTACGTGCGAATTGTCAAGGAACTCCCGAGGACGTCCACTTACAAAGTGCTGAAACGAGAACTGTCGGCCCAGGGCCGGCATTGCTCCGATCGGGTGTGGTGGCGGCCGAGTACGGCGCCCGTTTACGAAGCACTACCCGAGTAA
- a CDS encoding acyl-CoA dehydrogenase family protein: MDFALTEAQGDLGGLTRRILEDKVTPKSQGAHGDGRTDRALWTELASAGILDAALPSAVGGGGFGLLEQASVLIELGRAVAPVPYLPTITMAASALAEHGSGGQLERWLVPVLRGGLVLSAALPDAGSPCGFTAEREPAGWRLTGTQTAVLAAADADGFLVPAATPDGIAVFLLAAETPGLEVLPQRTVDRGDAGLVQLSGALAGEDALLGEPGAGVDERLRHHGTVGLCALQLGVLERALELTAGYARERKQFDHVIGGFQAVRQRLADAYVDVEAVRLTLWQAAWRLASGEPECDAEVATAKFWAAEAGHRVAHTAVHVHGGVGIDVDYPLHRYFVAAKRNEFALGGATAQLRGLGELLADQPA; this comes from the coding sequence ATGGACTTCGCGCTGACCGAGGCGCAGGGCGACCTCGGCGGGCTGACCCGGCGGATCCTCGAAGACAAGGTGACGCCGAAATCGCAGGGAGCGCACGGGGACGGGCGCACCGACCGTGCACTGTGGACTGAGCTGGCCAGTGCCGGGATCCTGGACGCGGCGCTGCCCTCAGCCGTCGGCGGCGGCGGTTTCGGCCTGCTCGAACAGGCCAGCGTGCTGATCGAACTCGGCCGCGCGGTGGCCCCGGTGCCCTACCTGCCGACCATCACCATGGCGGCGAGCGCACTGGCCGAGCACGGCAGCGGCGGGCAGCTGGAACGCTGGCTGGTGCCGGTGCTGCGCGGCGGGCTGGTGCTCAGCGCGGCACTACCGGACGCGGGCAGCCCGTGCGGGTTCACCGCCGAGCGCGAGCCGGCGGGCTGGCGGCTCACCGGGACGCAGACCGCGGTGCTCGCCGCGGCCGACGCGGACGGTTTCCTCGTCCCGGCGGCGACCCCGGACGGGATCGCCGTCTTCCTGCTGGCCGCCGAAACCCCCGGGCTCGAGGTGCTGCCGCAGCGCACCGTCGACCGCGGCGACGCCGGGCTGGTCCAGCTCTCCGGTGCACTCGCCGGCGAGGACGCGCTGCTCGGCGAACCCGGCGCCGGAGTGGACGAGCGGCTGCGGCACCACGGCACCGTGGGCCTGTGCGCCCTTCAGCTCGGCGTGCTGGAGCGGGCGCTGGAGCTGACCGCCGGCTACGCCAGGGAACGCAAGCAGTTCGACCACGTGATCGGCGGTTTCCAGGCGGTCCGGCAGCGGCTCGCGGACGCATACGTGGACGTGGAGGCGGTCCGGCTCACCCTGTGGCAGGCGGCCTGGCGGCTGGCTTCCGGAGAGCCCGAGTGCGACGCGGAGGTGGCCACCGCGAAGTTCTGGGCCGCCGAGGCCGGGCACCGGGTCGCGCACACCGCGGTGCACGTGCACGGCGGTGTCGGTATCGACGTGGACTACCCGCTGCACCGGTACTTCGTCGCGGCCAAGCGCAACGAGTTCGCGCTCGGTGGCGCGACCGCGCAGCTCCGCGGTCTCGGCGAGCTGCTCGCCGACCAGCCGGCATGA
- a CDS encoding acyl-CoA dehydrogenase family protein, whose protein sequence is MRISYTPEQQGLRAELRSYFAKLMTPERREALAGDGGEYGNGLAYKEIVRDLGRDGWLAIGWPTEFGGQDRPMLDQLVFTDEAAVAGVPVPFLTVNTIGPTIMRYGTEEQKAFYLPKIAGGELHFSIGYSEPEAGTDLASLRTRAVRDGDEYVVNGQKMWTSLIEYADYVWLAVRTDPEARKHKGLSMLIVPTSAEGFSWTKVRTVAGPGTSATYYENVRVPVSARVADENAGWPLITNQLNHERVALTSAAPVQSALESVRQWAQTTKLPDGSRVIDAEWVRLHLARVHTHAEYLKLRNWKIAWAATEHELGPAEASATKVFGTEFAIEAYRLLMEVLGAGAVVREGSPGELLRGRIERMHRSSLILTFGGGTNEVQRDIIAAAALGLPVTR, encoded by the coding sequence ATGCGGATCAGCTACACGCCCGAGCAGCAGGGGCTGCGTGCCGAGCTCCGGTCCTACTTCGCGAAGCTGATGACGCCGGAGCGGCGCGAAGCACTCGCGGGTGACGGCGGCGAGTACGGAAACGGCTTGGCGTACAAGGAGATCGTCCGCGATCTCGGCCGGGACGGGTGGCTCGCGATCGGCTGGCCCACCGAGTTCGGCGGGCAGGACCGGCCGATGCTCGACCAGCTGGTGTTCACCGACGAAGCGGCCGTCGCCGGGGTGCCGGTCCCCTTCCTCACGGTGAACACGATCGGCCCGACGATCATGCGTTACGGCACCGAAGAGCAGAAGGCGTTCTACCTGCCGAAGATCGCCGGCGGGGAGCTGCACTTCTCGATCGGCTACTCCGAGCCGGAGGCCGGCACCGACCTGGCCTCGCTGCGCACCCGTGCGGTGCGCGACGGCGACGAGTACGTGGTCAACGGGCAGAAGATGTGGACCAGCCTGATCGAGTACGCCGACTACGTCTGGCTGGCCGTGCGCACCGACCCCGAGGCGCGGAAGCACAAGGGTCTCAGCATGCTGATCGTGCCGACCAGCGCGGAGGGCTTCTCCTGGACCAAGGTGCGCACCGTGGCCGGGCCGGGCACCAGCGCGACCTACTACGAGAACGTGCGGGTGCCGGTGTCGGCGCGGGTGGCCGACGAGAACGCGGGCTGGCCGCTGATCACCAACCAGCTCAACCACGAGCGGGTGGCGCTCACCTCGGCCGCGCCGGTCCAGTCCGCGCTGGAGTCGGTGCGGCAGTGGGCGCAGACCACCAAACTGCCCGACGGCAGCCGGGTGATCGACGCCGAATGGGTGCGGCTGCACCTGGCCAGGGTGCACACGCACGCCGAGTACCTGAAGCTGCGCAACTGGAAGATCGCATGGGCCGCGACCGAGCACGAGCTGGGCCCCGCCGAGGCGTCGGCGACCAAGGTGTTCGGCACCGAGTTCGCGATCGAGGCGTACCGGCTGCTGATGGAGGTGCTCGGCGCCGGCGCGGTGGTGCGCGAGGGCTCCCCTGGCGAGCTGCTGCGCGGCCGGATCGAGCGGATGCACCGCTCGTCCCTGATCCTGACCTTCGGCGGGGGTACCAACGAGGTGCAGCGCGACATCATCGCCGCCGCCGCACTCGGCCTCCCCGTCACCCGCTGA
- a CDS encoding ferredoxin, with amino-acid sequence MEVSVDRTLCEANEICVAFAPEVFELDDDEELRVIQPNPPESELERVSQAVASCPKNALLMRR; translated from the coding sequence ATGGAGGTCAGCGTCGACCGGACGTTGTGCGAGGCGAACGAGATCTGTGTCGCCTTCGCGCCGGAGGTGTTCGAGCTGGACGACGACGAGGAGCTTCGGGTGATCCAGCCCAACCCGCCGGAATCTGAGCTAGAACGTGTTTCGCAAGCGGTCGCGTCCTGTCCGAAGAACGCCCTGCTCATGCGAAGGTAG
- a CDS encoding 3-oxoacyl-ACP reductase, whose protein sequence is MSGETSLHGRAAIVTGAGAGLGRAEALALAAAGASVVVNDVAETAASAVVEEIEAAGGKALALAGDVSERATADALLASATEHFGGLHILVNNAGLLRDRMLFSMSDEEWDTVLRVHLRGHFLLSRNATAYWRQKSKEDGSPVYGRVVNTASEAFLVGSAGQPNYAAAKAGIAALTVATARGTARYGVRANAICPRARTGMTEGVFGADAPGEGPDPLSVDHVAPFVCYLASPAAERINGQVFVVHGGMVALLRPPSVERRFDTAGEYWSPGELADSVGAHFADRDPERMFAANDILSLP, encoded by the coding sequence TTGAGCGGGGAGACCAGTCTGCACGGCAGGGCCGCGATCGTCACCGGCGCGGGTGCCGGGCTCGGCAGGGCGGAAGCACTCGCACTGGCCGCGGCTGGTGCGTCGGTGGTGGTCAACGACGTCGCCGAAACGGCGGCTTCGGCGGTGGTCGAAGAGATCGAGGCGGCCGGCGGGAAGGCGCTGGCCCTCGCCGGTGACGTGTCCGAGCGGGCCACCGCGGACGCCCTGCTGGCCTCGGCCACCGAGCACTTCGGCGGGCTGCACATCCTGGTGAACAACGCGGGCCTGCTGCGCGACCGGATGCTGTTCTCGATGTCCGACGAGGAGTGGGACACCGTGCTCCGGGTGCACCTGCGCGGGCACTTCCTGTTGTCCCGCAACGCCACCGCCTACTGGCGGCAGAAGTCCAAAGAGGATGGTTCGCCGGTGTACGGCCGGGTGGTGAACACCGCGTCGGAGGCCTTCCTTGTCGGCTCGGCCGGCCAGCCGAACTACGCCGCGGCCAAGGCCGGGATCGCCGCGCTGACCGTGGCCACCGCCCGTGGCACCGCTCGCTACGGGGTGCGCGCCAACGCGATCTGCCCGCGCGCCCGCACCGGCATGACCGAAGGGGTCTTCGGCGCCGACGCGCCGGGCGAAGGACCCGACCCGCTGTCGGTGGACCACGTCGCGCCATTCGTGTGCTACCTCGCCTCACCCGCCGCGGAGCGGATCAACGGGCAGGTGTTCGTGGTGCACGGCGGAATGGTCGCGCTGCTGCGGCCGCCGTCGGTGGAGCGGCGCTTCGACACCGCCGGCGAGTACTGGAGCCCCGGCGAGCTCGCGGACAGCGTCGGCGCGCACTTCGCCGACCGCGACCCCGAGCGCATGTTCGCCGCCAACGACATTCTTTCGCTGCCTTAG
- a CDS encoding aldehyde dehydrogenase family protein, which yields MTLTVQPHRESLGLKTGRLYIDGEWGPARAGASWTHHHPATGEEIGDFAVADVADVDDAVAAARRAFDAGTWSNARAGVRIQLLHRYANLLREHADELRALQALDNSVPLSFGGIYATSVGAAADAFDHHAGWVDKVGGQTLPPYQGGDHLAMTFREPIGVVAAILPWNAPFLLFAQKVAPALAAGCTLVLKPSEFATFSVLRMVELLAEAGLPAGTVNVVTGPGDPTGERLITHPDVHKVSFTGSREVGKRIVTASADTLKRVSLELGGKSPALVFADAPNVGLAAATTIGAVTMGLSGQACVANTRALVHRDVYDEFIAAAQGMAAAITYGDPFDPGVLSSPLINGRQLERVLGYIERGKAEGARLVCGGERLGGDLADGNFVAPTIFADVENSATIAQEEIFGPVLAVVPFSDEEEAVRLANDTEYGLGASVFSADVQRVFRVSRKLRTGTIGVNGFQIEPHLPFGGFKQSGLGREGGQSAYEAYTELKTVLMPLTEELM from the coding sequence GTGACGCTTACCGTGCAACCGCATCGAGAATCGCTGGGCCTCAAGACCGGCCGGCTCTACATCGACGGCGAGTGGGGCCCGGCGCGGGCCGGGGCGAGCTGGACCCATCACCATCCGGCCACCGGCGAGGAGATCGGCGACTTCGCGGTGGCCGACGTGGCGGACGTGGACGACGCGGTCGCCGCCGCCCGCCGCGCCTTCGACGCCGGCACCTGGTCGAACGCCAGAGCCGGGGTGCGCATCCAGCTGCTGCACCGGTACGCGAACCTGCTGCGCGAGCACGCCGACGAACTGCGCGCGCTGCAGGCGCTGGACAACTCGGTACCGCTGTCCTTCGGCGGCATCTACGCCACTTCGGTCGGCGCGGCGGCCGACGCGTTCGACCACCACGCCGGCTGGGTGGACAAGGTGGGCGGCCAGACCCTGCCGCCGTACCAGGGCGGCGACCACCTGGCGATGACCTTCCGCGAGCCGATCGGCGTGGTGGCCGCGATCCTGCCGTGGAACGCGCCCTTCCTGCTGTTCGCGCAGAAGGTCGCGCCCGCGCTGGCGGCGGGCTGCACCCTGGTGCTCAAGCCGTCGGAGTTCGCCACCTTCTCCGTGCTGCGCATGGTGGAGCTGCTGGCCGAGGCCGGGCTGCCGGCCGGCACCGTGAACGTGGTGACCGGCCCCGGAGATCCGACCGGGGAACGGCTGATCACGCATCCGGATGTGCACAAGGTGAGCTTCACCGGCAGCCGCGAGGTCGGCAAGCGAATCGTCACCGCCTCCGCCGACACGCTCAAGCGGGTGTCACTGGAACTGGGCGGGAAGAGCCCCGCGCTGGTGTTCGCGGACGCGCCCAACGTCGGCCTCGCCGCGGCGACCACCATCGGCGCGGTCACCATGGGCCTGTCCGGTCAGGCCTGCGTGGCCAACACCAGGGCGCTGGTGCACCGCGACGTGTACGACGAGTTCATCGCGGCGGCGCAGGGCATGGCGGCCGCGATCACCTACGGCGACCCGTTCGACCCCGGGGTGCTGTCCAGCCCGCTGATCAACGGGCGGCAGCTGGAGCGCGTGCTGGGCTACATCGAACGCGGCAAGGCCGAAGGCGCCAGGCTGGTCTGCGGCGGTGAGCGGCTCGGCGGCGACCTGGCGGACGGCAACTTCGTCGCGCCGACGATCTTCGCCGACGTGGAGAACTCGGCCACCATCGCGCAGGAGGAGATCTTCGGCCCGGTGCTCGCGGTGGTGCCGTTCTCGGACGAGGAGGAGGCCGTGCGGCTGGCCAACGACACCGAGTACGGGCTCGGTGCCAGCGTGTTCAGCGCGGACGTGCAGCGGGTCTTCCGGGTCTCGCGCAAGCTCCGCACCGGCACCATCGGCGTCAACGGCTTCCAGATCGAGCCGCACCTGCCCTTCGGCGGTTTCAAGCAGTCCGGCCTCGGCCGCGAAGGCGGCCAGTCGGCCTACGAGGCTTACACCGAGCTGAAAACCGTTCTCATGCCGCTGACCGAAGAGTTGATGTAA
- a CDS encoding glucose 1-dehydrogenase, with product MGRLDGKVALVTGAARGQGAAAVRHFVTEGARVVIADIADDEGKGLADELGEATVYQHLDVTGEDDWAAATARAVSEFGRLDVLVNNAGILHFSELAHTALADYERVIKVNQIGAFLGMRSVVEPMSLTGGGSIVNVSSVEGLAGMPFLVAYTASKFAIRGMTKVAALELGARGIRVNSVHPGMIDTKMISDAVGGAELDLARIGKKVALGRVGRADEIAALVAFLASDESSYCTGGEFVADGGATATHALKL from the coding sequence ATGGGCAGGCTGGACGGCAAGGTCGCACTGGTCACCGGGGCCGCGCGCGGGCAGGGCGCGGCCGCGGTGCGGCACTTCGTGACCGAGGGTGCGCGGGTGGTGATCGCCGACATCGCGGACGACGAAGGCAAAGGGCTCGCCGACGAGCTCGGCGAGGCGACCGTCTACCAGCACCTCGACGTGACCGGCGAGGACGACTGGGCGGCCGCGACGGCCCGTGCGGTGAGCGAGTTCGGTCGCCTCGACGTGCTGGTCAACAACGCCGGCATCCTGCACTTCTCCGAGCTGGCGCACACCGCGCTGGCAGATTACGAGCGCGTGATCAAAGTGAACCAGATCGGGGCGTTTCTCGGCATGCGCTCGGTCGTTGAACCGATGTCACTGACCGGTGGCGGCTCGATCGTCAATGTGTCCTCTGTGGAGGGTCTGGCCGGTATGCCGTTCCTGGTCGCCTACACCGCGAGCAAGTTCGCGATCAGGGGGATGACCAAGGTGGCCGCGCTCGAGCTCGGGGCCAGGGGAATCCGGGTCAACTCGGTGCACCCCGGCATGATCGACACCAAGATGATCTCGGACGCGGTCGGCGGTGCGGAGCTGGATCTGGCCAGGATCGGCAAGAAGGTCGCGCTGGGCCGGGTCGGGCGGGCGGACGAGATCGCGGCGCTGGTGGCTTTCCTGGCCAGTGACGAGAGCTCGTACTGCACCGGCGGCGAGTTCGTCGCGGACGGCGGGGCGACCGCGACGCACGCGCTCAAGCTCTAG
- a CDS encoding MlaE family ABC transporter permease: protein MGVREGSAAIPGTAALTQVGRLATLAWEVLRAIPRRPFQFREWIEQCWFFASVTILPTALVAVPFGAVIALQLGSLTQQIGAQSFTGAASALAIVQQASPLITALLVAGAGGSAVCADIGARKIREEIDAMQVLGVNPIQRLIVPRVLAAIVVSVLLNGLVSVVGVLGGYFFNVVMQGGTPGAYLASFNALAQLPDLWISEIKALLYGFVAGVVAAFRGLNPSGGPKGVGDAVNQAVVITFLLLFLINVVLTAIYLQIVPPKAL from the coding sequence GTGGGCGTTCGGGAAGGTTCGGCCGCGATTCCGGGCACCGCCGCGCTCACCCAGGTCGGCAGGCTGGCGACGTTGGCCTGGGAGGTGCTGCGCGCCATCCCGCGGCGGCCCTTCCAGTTCCGCGAGTGGATCGAGCAGTGCTGGTTCTTCGCCAGCGTGACCATCCTGCCCACCGCGCTGGTGGCCGTCCCGTTCGGCGCGGTGATCGCACTGCAACTGGGTTCGCTCACCCAGCAGATCGGTGCCCAGTCGTTCACCGGCGCGGCCAGCGCGCTGGCCATCGTGCAGCAGGCCAGCCCGCTGATCACCGCGCTGCTGGTGGCCGGTGCCGGCGGCAGCGCGGTCTGCGCGGACATCGGGGCGCGCAAGATCCGCGAAGAGATCGACGCGATGCAGGTGCTCGGGGTCAACCCGATCCAGCGCCTGATCGTGCCGAGGGTGCTGGCCGCGATCGTGGTCTCGGTGCTGCTCAACGGCCTGGTCAGCGTGGTCGGGGTGCTCGGCGGCTACTTCTTCAACGTGGTCATGCAGGGCGGCACCCCCGGCGCGTACCTGGCCAGCTTCAACGCGCTGGCGCAGCTGCCGGACCTGTGGATCAGCGAGATCAAGGCGCTGCTGTACGGGTTCGTGGCCGGGGTGGTCGCGGCCTTCCGCGGGCTGAACCCGTCCGGCGGGCCGAAGGGCGTCGGTGACGCGGTGAACCAGGCGGTGGTGATCACCTTCCTGCTGCTGTTCCTGATCAACGTGGTGCTCACCGCGATCTACCTGCAGATCGTCCCACCGAAGGCGTTGTGA
- a CDS encoding MlaE family ABC transporter permease: protein MTTTKDPEAARGPDRTLEIIARPGASLEGLGSQLSFYFRALAWAPRTISRYGRETLRLLTEVCFGTGGLAVIGGTLGVMIGMTLFTGLIVGLQGYAALNQLGTAALTGFISAYFNTREVAPLSAGLALSATVGCGFTAQLGAMRISEEIDALEVMGVPSMPYLVTTRVLAGVAAVIPLYAVGLLSSYLASRQITVWLYGQSAGTYDHYFNLFLPPEDVLWSFLKVIIFSVLVILSHCYYGYTASGGPAGVGVAVGRAVRTSIVLISVLDFFLSLAIWGSSTTVRISG, encoded by the coding sequence GTGACCACCACCAAGGACCCGGAGGCGGCGCGCGGGCCGGACCGCACGCTGGAGATCATCGCGCGGCCCGGCGCCAGCCTGGAGGGGCTCGGCAGCCAGCTCTCCTTCTACTTCCGCGCGCTGGCATGGGCGCCGCGCACGATCAGCCGGTACGGCCGGGAAACCCTGCGGCTGCTGACCGAGGTCTGCTTCGGCACCGGCGGGCTGGCCGTGATCGGCGGCACGCTCGGCGTGATGATCGGGATGACCCTGTTCACCGGGCTGATCGTCGGCCTGCAGGGCTACGCCGCGCTGAACCAGCTCGGCACCGCGGCGCTGACCGGGTTCATCTCGGCCTACTTCAACACCCGCGAGGTGGCGCCGCTGTCCGCCGGACTGGCGCTGTCCGCGACGGTGGGCTGCGGGTTCACCGCCCAGCTCGGCGCGATGCGGATCTCCGAGGAGATCGACGCGCTGGAGGTGATGGGCGTGCCCAGCATGCCGTATCTGGTCACCACCAGGGTGCTGGCCGGGGTCGCGGCGGTGATTCCGCTGTACGCGGTCGGGCTGCTGTCGTCGTACCTCGCTTCACGGCAGATCACGGTGTGGCTGTACGGCCAGTCCGCTGGCACCTACGACCACTACTTCAACCTTTTCCTGCCACCGGAGGACGTGCTCTGGTCCTTCCTGAAGGTGATCATCTTCAGCGTGCTGGTGATCCTTTCGCACTGCTACTACGGCTATACGGCCAGTGGCGGGCCGGCCGGGGTCGGGGTGGCCGTCGGCAGGGCGGTGCGCACCTCGATCGTGCTCATCTCGGTGCTGGACTTCTTCCTCAGCCTGGCCATCTGGGGTTCGAGCACGACGGTGAGGATTTCCGGATGA
- a CDS encoding MCE family protein has translation MNRGILLRRLRHQLLGLVFLVVVVLFFVTTIGFYNKEFTPVTQVRLETDHVGNQLRKGADVKIRGMVVGEVREISSLGDRAALELALDPDKTSVIPANVSARLLPKTLFGERYVALQPPESPATARLAAGDVIGQDRTSTAIELEKVLGDVMPLLQAVQPQKLASTLTAVSTALEGRGTQLGRTLTQLGDYLGELNPSLPDLTADLKGLAKVSDTYSEAAPDFLQALSDLTTTSKTLVEKQQGLSDMFASVTNASTDLHNFLQVNRNNFIALTSTVQPTLDVLAKYAPEYPCLLEQLAGSVPRAEAAFGKGTDEMNHVTIRFLASRTKYEPGKDEPRYDDKRGPRCYPQVEPPGRWPQYPPDGPIKDGSSKTPPPKGDGKLPAADYDLGGITGGGGAAGGPTLPNSPAELDLISALRAPALGVAPRDVPNWSSLLVGPLYRGAAVEVQ, from the coding sequence ATGAACCGCGGGATCCTGCTCAGGCGGCTCCGGCACCAGCTGCTGGGGCTGGTTTTCCTGGTCGTGGTGGTGCTGTTCTTCGTCACCACGATCGGCTTCTACAACAAGGAGTTCACCCCGGTCACCCAGGTCAGGCTGGAGACCGATCACGTGGGCAACCAGCTGCGCAAGGGCGCCGACGTGAAGATCCGCGGCATGGTGGTCGGCGAGGTGCGCGAGATCTCCTCGCTCGGTGACCGGGCCGCGCTGGAGCTCGCGCTGGATCCGGACAAGACCTCGGTGATCCCGGCGAACGTCTCCGCCAGGCTGCTGCCGAAAACCCTTTTCGGCGAACGGTATGTGGCCCTGCAGCCACCCGAGTCGCCGGCCACGGCGCGGCTCGCGGCCGGGGACGTGATCGGCCAGGACCGCACCAGCACGGCGATCGAGCTGGAGAAGGTGCTCGGCGACGTGATGCCGCTGCTGCAGGCGGTGCAGCCGCAGAAGCTGGCCAGCACGCTGACCGCGGTGTCCACCGCGCTGGAGGGCCGCGGCACCCAGCTCGGCCGGACGCTGACCCAGCTCGGCGACTACCTCGGTGAGCTCAACCCGTCGTTGCCCGATCTCACCGCGGACCTCAAGGGACTGGCCAAGGTTTCGGACACCTACAGCGAGGCGGCGCCGGACTTCCTGCAGGCGCTGTCCGATCTGACCACCACCAGCAAGACGTTGGTGGAGAAGCAGCAGGGCCTCTCGGACATGTTCGCGTCGGTGACCAACGCGTCCACCGACCTGCACAACTTCCTGCAGGTGAACAGGAACAACTTCATCGCGCTGACCAGCACCGTGCAGCCGACCCTGGACGTGCTGGCCAAGTACGCGCCCGAGTACCCGTGCCTGCTCGAGCAGCTGGCGGGTTCGGTGCCGCGCGCGGAGGCCGCGTTCGGCAAGGGCACCGACGAGATGAACCACGTGACCATCCGGTTCCTGGCCAGCCGGACCAAGTACGAGCCGGGCAAGGACGAGCCGCGCTACGACGACAAACGCGGCCCGCGCTGCTACCCGCAGGTGGAGCCGCCGGGCCGGTGGCCGCAGTACCCGCCGGACGGTCCGATCAAGGACGGCTCGTCGAAAACGCCGCCGCCAAAGGGGGACGGCAAGCTGCCCGCGGCGGACTATGATCTCGGCGGGATCACCGGCGGGGGCGGCGCGGCGGGCGGGCCGACGCTGCCGAACTCGCCGGCCGAGCTGGACCTGATCTCCGCGCTGCGCGCGCCCGCGCTGGGCGTGGCACCGCGCGACGTGCCGAACTGGAGCAGCCTGCTGGTCGGGCCGCTGTACCGCGGTGCGGCGGTGGAGGTGCAATGA